A single window of Streptomyces sp. NBC_00464 DNA harbors:
- a CDS encoding MFS transporter produces MTNLDARGAATGTGDRSRPRAVLPALCATQITSWGIVYYAFPVLNPAITADTGWSAGATTAAFSTALLISAFAGIRVGRIIDHRGPRTVMTTGSVLGVASLLVMAAAPNLPVFFAGWLLAGLAMAATFYQPAFAALTRWWAPDHVRALTIITLAGGLASTVFAPLTAALADHMSWRMTYTVLAVILAAVTIPAHLFALKAPWPAAPPPSPHTNDSAAAVSRSRPFWMLAASLTLSAFAVSAAVVALVPLLIERGYSTSQAAWALGLGGAGQTLGRTLYATLAARTGVTVRTAALIALGGVTTAALALAPGPYSLLVVLSIAAGMVRGNITLLQATAITDRWGTTHYGRLSGILAAPTTTASALAPFAGAALAASLGGYPHLFIALACVAAAACLTALSGRFVSL; encoded by the coding sequence GTGACCAACCTTGACGCCCGCGGGGCCGCGACCGGAACAGGGGACCGGTCGCGGCCCCGCGCCGTGCTCCCAGCCCTTTGCGCCACACAGATCACCAGCTGGGGAATCGTCTACTACGCCTTCCCTGTACTGAACCCGGCCATCACAGCCGACACCGGCTGGTCCGCCGGTGCAACGACAGCCGCGTTCTCCACAGCCCTGCTCATCTCCGCCTTCGCCGGGATCCGGGTCGGCCGGATCATCGACCACCGCGGACCGCGCACCGTCATGACCACCGGCTCCGTCCTCGGAGTGGCAAGCCTGCTCGTCATGGCAGCTGCCCCGAACCTGCCGGTGTTCTTCGCCGGCTGGCTGTTGGCAGGACTGGCCATGGCAGCCACCTTCTATCAGCCTGCATTCGCTGCACTCACCCGCTGGTGGGCACCCGATCACGTCCGCGCCCTCACCATCATCACCCTCGCCGGCGGACTTGCCTCCACCGTCTTCGCGCCCCTGACTGCAGCTCTCGCCGACCACATGAGCTGGCGCATGACCTACACCGTCCTTGCCGTGATCCTTGCTGCCGTCACGATCCCCGCCCACCTATTCGCACTCAAGGCCCCCTGGCCCGCCGCGCCGCCACCGTCGCCCCACACCAACGACTCCGCGGCCGCGGTCTCACGTAGCCGGCCCTTCTGGATGCTCGCCGCATCCCTCACTCTTTCGGCCTTCGCGGTGTCCGCTGCAGTCGTCGCCCTGGTCCCCCTCCTCATCGAGCGCGGGTACTCAACCAGCCAGGCTGCATGGGCACTCGGCCTCGGCGGCGCCGGACAGACCCTCGGTCGCACCCTGTACGCAACACTCGCCGCCCGAACCGGTGTCACCGTCCGAACGGCCGCGCTCATCGCGCTCGGCGGCGTCACCACCGCGGCACTCGCGCTGGCCCCCGGCCCGTATTCGCTGCTGGTGGTGCTCTCGATTGCCGCCGGAATGGTCCGCGGCAACATCACCCTGCTGCAGGCCACAGCAATCACCGACCGATGGGGCACCACCCACTACGGCCGCCTGTCCGGAATCCTTGCCGCGCCGACCACCACGGCCTCAGCACTTGCTCCCTTCGCCGGCGCAGCCTTGGCCGCATCGCTTGGCGGATACCCTCATTTGTTCATCGCCCTCGCCTGCGTAGCCGCAGCTGCCTGTCTCACCGCACTCAGTGGGCGGTTCGTGAGTCTTTGA
- a CDS encoding ArsI/CadI family heavy metal resistance metalloenzyme: MSRVQLALRVPDLQASIAFYSKLFATEPAKLRDGYANFTIADPPLKLVLVQGKFDEDTRMDHLGVEVDTTEAVHAATARLQDQGLTTDVENDTTCCYALQDKVWVHGPGQEPWEVYVVKADADSMAKQKNSTCCADPAAVADPSTPVQAGGCCP, translated from the coding sequence ATGTCCCGAGTACAGCTCGCCCTACGCGTCCCCGACCTCCAAGCCTCAATCGCCTTCTACAGCAAGCTCTTCGCCACCGAACCGGCGAAACTGCGTGACGGTTACGCCAACTTCACCATCGCCGACCCACCGCTCAAACTCGTCCTCGTCCAAGGCAAGTTCGACGAGGACACGCGCATGGACCACCTAGGCGTCGAGGTCGACACCACGGAAGCAGTCCACGCCGCCACCGCCCGCCTCCAGGACCAAGGGCTGACGACCGACGTCGAGAACGACACCACCTGCTGCTACGCCCTCCAGGACAAGGTCTGGGTCCACGGCCCCGGCCAGGAACCGTGGGAGGTCTATGTCGTCAAGGCAGACGCCGACTCCATGGCCAAGCAGAAGAACAGCACCTGCTGCGCCGACCCGGCCGCCGTAGCCGACCCGTCCACTCCGGTCCAGGCCGGTGGCTGCTGCCCGTGA